From a region of the Candidatus Neomarinimicrobiota bacterium genome:
- a CDS encoding aspartate 1-decarboxylase — MKRTFLKSKIHRAVVTEANLNYTGSITIDEDLMNAAGILEYEMVQVVNINNGHRFETYVIRGEAGKREICLNGAAARLGVPGDRVIIMTYCQLDNDEIPEHHPVVIVTDEKNRIVKE, encoded by the coding sequence ATGAAACGAACATTTCTGAAATCAAAAATTCATCGGGCTGTCGTGACGGAAGCCAACCTGAACTATACGGGCAGCATCACTATTGATGAAGATCTTATGAACGCTGCCGGCATCCTGGAATACGAGATGGTACAGGTAGTGAACATCAATAACGGCCATCGTTTTGAAACTTATGTCATCAGGGGTGAAGCCGGAAAAAGAGAGATTTGTCTGAACGGTGCCGCAGCCCGTCTTGGCGTACCGGGCGACCGGGTTATCATTATGACATACTGTCAACTTGACAATGATGAAATCCCGGAACATCATCCGGTTGTGATCGTCACTGATGAAAAAAACCGTATCGTAAAGGAGTAA
- a CDS encoding arginine--tRNA ligase, with product MLQYIQTLISEVLRERLIETPDFTVEHPKNPDFGDISTNAAMKLAGILKKNPLKIAEEIRDDILARHEPLIQKIECVRPGFINFYISDQYYQSLVEKLIEEDKDFMKPAGEGKKVQIEFVSANPTGPLTIGHGRQAVLGDTIARILEWYGNDVTREYYFNNAGRQMQRLGESVYARCKELLGEDCPIPEGGYEGEYIRDIASEYLKERGNILPEDSQDRDLIDFASNRIFKMIRETLERLRVHHDIFTNEKDLYTAGKIDEVLSLLREKGYLYDKEGAVWFRATRFGAEKDRVFVKSSGEPTYRLPDIAYHRDKLTRGFDLIIDIFGADHHATYPDVKAGLEAMEYDTSNILVLLHQFVTLTRNGEKVKMSTRKANFVTLDELMDLVGPDVVRYFYIMRTMDAHLNFDIELAQKESDENPVFYLQYAHARMNNILKHSIEKGIDSYRDGNIQLLCEPETLDVLKVAAEFGEVMELCRKTLEPMHLASYLQKLATAFHKFYATHRVVTEDIPLSKARLKMVSAVKTLMAEGLGILGITAPEVM from the coding sequence ATGTTACAGTATATTCAGACCCTGATTTCCGAAGTACTTCGGGAGCGCCTTATTGAAACCCCGGATTTCACGGTGGAACACCCCAAAAACCCTGATTTTGGTGATATTAGCACCAATGCAGCCATGAAACTGGCCGGGATACTGAAAAAAAATCCCCTGAAAATTGCAGAAGAAATCCGGGATGATATTCTGGCGCGCCATGAACCCCTGATTCAGAAAATTGAATGTGTCCGTCCCGGCTTTATCAATTTTTATATTTCAGACCAGTACTACCAGTCACTTGTGGAAAAACTGATCGAAGAAGATAAAGATTTCATGAAACCTGCAGGAGAAGGCAAAAAAGTCCAGATTGAATTTGTCAGTGCCAATCCCACAGGTCCCCTGACAATCGGTCATGGCCGCCAGGCTGTATTAGGTGACACCATTGCCCGGATCCTGGAGTGGTATGGGAATGATGTAACCCGGGAATACTATTTCAACAATGCCGGCCGGCAAATGCAAAGACTGGGTGAATCGGTATATGCCCGGTGCAAGGAACTTCTGGGTGAAGACTGCCCCATACCGGAAGGAGGATACGAAGGAGAATACATCCGGGATATCGCTTCGGAGTATCTGAAAGAAAGGGGAAACATTCTCCCGGAGGATTCTCAGGACAGGGATCTGATTGATTTTGCATCGAACCGGATTTTTAAAATGATCCGGGAAACACTTGAAAGACTGAGAGTCCACCACGATATTTTCACCAATGAAAAGGATTTATATACGGCAGGGAAAATTGATGAAGTCCTCTCTCTTTTACGGGAAAAAGGTTATCTGTATGATAAAGAGGGAGCGGTATGGTTCAGGGCAACCCGCTTTGGGGCTGAAAAAGACCGTGTCTTTGTTAAAAGTTCGGGCGAACCCACGTACAGGCTGCCGGACATTGCCTATCACCGGGATAAACTCACCCGTGGATTTGACTTAATCATTGATATTTTCGGGGCGGATCACCACGCAACTTATCCGGATGTCAAGGCAGGGCTGGAGGCTATGGAATATGATACATCCAACATTTTGGTCCTCCTCCATCAATTTGTCACTCTGACCCGAAACGGAGAAAAAGTCAAGATGTCCACCCGAAAAGCCAATTTTGTTACCCTGGACGAACTCATGGACCTGGTGGGGCCCGATGTAGTCCGGTATTTTTACATCATGCGCACAATGGACGCCCACTTGAATTTTGATATTGAACTGGCACAAAAAGAGAGTGATGAAAACCCTGTTTTTTATTTACAGTATGCTCACGCCCGTATGAACAATATTTTAAAACACAGTATTGAAAAGGGGATTGATTCCTACCGGGATGGCAACATTCAATTGCTTTGCGAACCGGAAACACTGGATGTTTTAAAAGTCGCGGCTGAATTCGGAGAAGTGATGGAATTGTGCCGGAAAACCCTGGAGCCCATGCACCTCGCTTCATATCTGCAGAAGCTGGCCACGGCATTTCATAAATTTTACGCCACACACCGCGTGGTCACAGAAGATATTCCACTTTCCAAAGCCCGTTTAAAAATGGTCAGTGCCGTCAAAACCCTCATGGCGGAAGGGCTTGGTATTCTGGGTATTACAGCCCCGGAAGTCATGTAA
- a CDS encoding glycerophosphodiester phosphodiesterase family protein, which yields MKHVKMLLLFSLIALLAFQGCDTGAKSERPAGFDSGKELRAYFHWSPERLPLVSAHRGGPVPGYAENAIRTFQRSADVGAAIIECDVRQSKDGYLVLMHDRTLNRTTTGSGDISDYTLEELKRLELVDEHKKPTGDKIPTLQEAFEWAREKAILHLDIKEPVEPSLIVSEIRKADALPFAVVIVYNFERMMQYYHLEPELMMSVSAGSVKSVEMLQTYEIPMENLQIFVGVSEPDPQVYKMLHDENRYCILGTMHNLDHKALKEGSHVYMELFQNGADIISTDQVDLAAEAVRVMQ from the coding sequence ATGAAACACGTTAAAATGCTTCTGTTATTTTCACTCATTGCCTTACTTGCTTTTCAGGGATGCGATACCGGTGCGAAATCAGAGCGTCCTGCCGGTTTTGACAGTGGAAAAGAGCTCAGGGCTTATTTCCATTGGAGTCCCGAGCGCCTCCCCCTGGTGAGTGCCCATCGCGGAGGCCCTGTCCCGGGCTATGCGGAAAATGCCATTCGTACCTTTCAGCGCTCCGCGGATGTCGGAGCGGCCATTATTGAATGCGATGTCAGGCAGAGTAAAGACGGCTACCTGGTGTTGATGCATGATCGTACACTGAATCGCACGACGACAGGAAGCGGTGATATATCCGATTACACGCTGGAGGAATTGAAACGGCTGGAGCTTGTGGATGAACATAAAAAACCTACCGGTGATAAAATTCCAACGCTTCAGGAAGCTTTTGAATGGGCCCGGGAAAAAGCGATTCTCCATCTGGATATCAAAGAACCGGTGGAGCCCTCCCTGATTGTATCAGAAATCAGAAAAGCCGACGCCTTGCCATTTGCCGTTGTCATTGTCTATAATTTTGAAAGGATGATGCAGTATTACCATTTGGAGCCGGAACTGATGATGTCAGTTTCAGCCGGGTCTGTGAAATCGGTGGAGATGCTTCAAACCTATGAAATCCCCATGGAGAATCTTCAGATCTTTGTCGGGGTATCCGAACCGGATCCCCAGGTGTATAAAATGCTGCATGATGAAAATCGTTACTGCATATTAGGCACGATGCATAATCTGGATCATAAAGCCCTGAAAGAGGGATCCCATGTGTATATGGAATTATTTCAAAACGGGGCGGATATTATTTCTACCGATCAGGTTGACCTTGCAGCGGAAGCTGTCCGTGTTATGCAATAA
- a CDS encoding NTP transferase domain-containing protein, whose translation MKSDLPKVLHKVLGKTMISRVIDQAKLAGARKIVVVVGYKKDMVIESLKDTDVDFAIQEEQLGTAHAVQQCEPFLQNLNGNILILSGDVPLLTGETLLKLIACHSKNHADATLLTAVLDNPHGYGRIIRNADDTLKDIVEEKDADEDIRKIKEINAGIYIFKKELLFSYLKHVDNKNAQGEYYLPDVLPLMVRDNRKIYLQKAEQSEEIQGVNTVEQLKLAEEKLKRIL comes from the coding sequence ATGAAATCAGATCTTCCCAAAGTTTTGCACAAGGTTTTGGGTAAAACGATGATATCCCGGGTTATCGATCAGGCAAAACTGGCAGGTGCCCGGAAAATTGTGGTGGTTGTAGGATACAAGAAAGACATGGTGATTGAAAGCCTGAAAGATACGGATGTAGATTTCGCCATCCAGGAGGAACAATTGGGTACGGCCCATGCCGTTCAGCAGTGTGAACCCTTTTTACAGAATTTGAACGGAAATATCCTGATCCTGTCAGGGGACGTCCCTCTTTTGACCGGTGAGACCCTGTTAAAACTGATTGCCTGCCATAGTAAAAACCACGCAGACGCTACATTGCTTACCGCCGTACTGGACAATCCCCACGGATATGGCCGTATTATCCGCAATGCAGATGACACACTGAAAGATATTGTTGAAGAAAAAGATGCAGATGAAGATATCCGGAAAATAAAAGAAATTAATGCAGGGATTTATATCTTTAAAAAAGAGCTGCTTTTTTCGTATCTTAAACATGTCGATAATAAAAATGCACAGGGTGAGTATTATCTGCCTGACGTACTGCCCCTGATGGTTCGGGATAACCGGAAAATATATCTTCAGAAAGCGGAACAATCCGAAGAAATTCAAGGTGTGAATACCGTAGAACAGCTGAAACTGGCTGAAGAAAAACTGAAGAGGATCTTATGA
- the rsfS gene encoding ribosome silencing factor has protein sequence MSEDKTYTSHDIAHLISQAADSKKAENITILDMKKVAGFTDYFVICHGTSDVQVKAIADAIEEELLKHSIKYWHREGYENRQWILLDYIDVICHIFNQSQRNYYNLEKLWADADVEKIES, from the coding sequence GTGTCCGAAGATAAAACGTATACATCTCATGATATAGCCCACCTTATCAGCCAGGCGGCAGATTCAAAAAAAGCGGAAAACATCACCATTCTGGATATGAAGAAAGTGGCCGGTTTTACCGATTATTTTGTGATTTGCCACGGGACCAGTGATGTTCAGGTCAAGGCCATCGCTGATGCCATTGAAGAGGAACTTTTAAAACATAGCATCAAATACTGGCACCGGGAAGGCTATGAGAACCGGCAATGGATCCTCCTGGATTACATTGATGTCATCTGCCATATTTTCAATCAGTCCCAGAGAAATTATTACAATCTGGAAAAACTCTGGGCTGATGCCGATGTTGAAAAAATAGAGAGCTGA
- the gatB gene encoding Asp-tRNA(Asn)/Glu-tRNA(Gln) amidotransferase subunit GatB — protein MDWEIVIGLEVHVQLNTRSKAFCSCKTTYGAPPNTQTCPVCLGYPGALPVLNREIVTSAVKAGFATHCKIRKRSGFARKNYFYPDLPKGYQISQYDDPICYDGYIEIPAEPGQKKIGLIRIHMEEDAGKSMHGDDGTLIDLNRCGIPLLEIVSKPDIRSPQEAYSYLTTLKQLIRYIGISDCNMEEGSLRCDANLSVMPKGSTTFGTRTELKNMNSFRGVEKALAYEAKRQIQVLESGGTVVQETLLWNEQAQTAEPMRSKEESHDYRYFPEPDLVDVQLTDAMIDEIKRSMPELPHERLARFIQQYKLSVEDGLVLTAEREIADYFEEAVRDFPDTTLMNHWVRGEILRILKERQLSIDQSPVSPEQLKELLTYLIHKKITPQTAKTVLDVMAETGEPAGKIIEEKGLMTISSPEELESLIRDILEKHPAELEKYRQGKNQLFGFFMGQVMKATKGRADQKVTRQILKKNLNA, from the coding sequence ATGGATTGGGAGATTGTGATTGGTTTGGAAGTTCACGTCCAATTAAATACACGCTCAAAAGCATTCTGCAGTTGTAAAACGACATACGGGGCTCCACCGAACACACAAACCTGTCCGGTATGCCTGGGATATCCGGGGGCATTGCCTGTCTTAAACAGGGAAATCGTCACATCCGCAGTGAAAGCAGGATTCGCTACACATTGTAAGATCCGGAAGAGAAGCGGTTTTGCCCGGAAGAACTATTTTTATCCCGATCTGCCCAAGGGATATCAGATATCTCAATATGATGACCCTATTTGCTATGACGGATATATTGAAATTCCGGCGGAACCAGGACAAAAGAAAATCGGTCTTATCCGCATACACATGGAGGAGGATGCGGGAAAATCCATGCATGGTGATGACGGAACCCTGATCGATCTGAACCGCTGCGGGATTCCCCTCCTTGAAATCGTCAGCAAACCGGATATCCGGAGCCCTCAGGAAGCCTATAGTTATCTGACCACTCTGAAGCAACTTATTCGTTACATCGGGATTTCGGATTGCAACATGGAAGAGGGGTCATTGCGCTGTGATGCCAATCTTTCCGTCATGCCGAAAGGGAGCACAACATTCGGGACGCGCACCGAACTGAAAAACATGAATTCTTTCCGGGGAGTGGAAAAAGCCCTGGCATATGAAGCAAAGCGCCAGATACAGGTATTGGAATCCGGCGGTACGGTGGTTCAGGAAACACTCTTGTGGAACGAACAAGCACAAACTGCAGAACCCATGCGCTCCAAAGAGGAGAGTCACGACTACCGCTATTTCCCCGAGCCGGATCTGGTGGATGTCCAACTGACAGATGCCATGATTGACGAAATCAAAAGATCCATGCCTGAACTTCCCCATGAGCGACTCGCCCGTTTTATCCAGCAATACAAACTATCTGTAGAAGACGGGCTGGTTTTAACGGCAGAACGGGAAATTGCCGATTATTTTGAAGAAGCTGTCAGGGACTTTCCGGACACAACCCTGATGAACCACTGGGTGCGGGGAGAGATCCTCCGGATATTGAAAGAGAGACAACTCAGTATTGATCAATCTCCTGTATCACCGGAACAGCTTAAAGAACTCCTCACCTATTTGATTCATAAAAAAATTACGCCCCAAACAGCCAAAACCGTCCTTGATGTTATGGCCGAAACAGGGGAACCGGCCGGAAAAATTATTGAGGAAAAGGGGCTCATGACTATCTCTTCCCCGGAAGAACTGGAATCATTAATCCGGGACATTCTCGAAAAGCATCCGGCAGAACTGGAAAAATACCGTCAGGGCAAAAACCAGCTTTTTGGTTTTTTCATGGGTCAGGTTATGAAAGCCACTAAAGGGCGGGCAGACCAGAAAGTAACCCGGCAGATTTTAAAGAAAAATTTAAACGCGTAA
- a CDS encoding type III pantothenate kinase, producing the protein MLLAIDTGNTQTVLGLIRNGEIIRSWRITSDGTKTEDELWVYVRLLCHDAGIPIPEIKRTIISSVVPQMNAGLRDMSREYLNTDPLFVTPSLPYRHNFLEGRFQTLGADRICNMYAGLTSYPLPQIIIDFGTATTVDVLGPDGKYLGGSIAPGIRTSSANLFKAAAQLHGIAMEFPDNVIGVDTSSQLRSGILWGAVDQTDGMVRRICRETRLTFSTILSTGGLAEMVSSRSETITATIPDLTLKGLTAIADEFIPEP; encoded by the coding sequence ATGTTACTGGCAATTGATACAGGAAATACCCAGACGGTTCTGGGATTAATCCGGAACGGAGAGATCATCCGGTCGTGGCGCATCACGTCCGACGGGACTAAAACGGAAGATGAACTCTGGGTTTATGTGCGCTTGTTGTGCCATGATGCCGGAATCCCCATACCGGAAATTAAGCGCACCATCATCAGTTCGGTTGTTCCGCAAATGAATGCCGGACTTCGCGATATGAGCCGTGAATATTTAAATACAGACCCTTTATTTGTCACTCCTTCCCTGCCCTACAGACACAATTTTCTGGAAGGGCGTTTTCAAACCCTGGGAGCAGACCGCATTTGCAATATGTATGCAGGGTTGACAAGTTACCCATTGCCTCAGATAATCATCGACTTTGGAACGGCCACAACAGTGGATGTGCTGGGTCCGGACGGAAAATATCTGGGAGGCAGTATTGCACCGGGAATCCGGACATCCTCTGCCAATTTATTCAAAGCCGCCGCCCAACTTCACGGTATTGCCATGGAATTCCCTGATAATGTCATCGGTGTTGACACATCCTCTCAGCTTCGTTCAGGCATTCTTTGGGGAGCCGTTGATCAGACAGATGGTATGGTCCGGAGAATCTGCCGGGAGACGAGACTTACCTTTTCAACTATTCTTTCAACCGGCGGCCTGGCTGAAATGGTATCATCCCGGTCCGAAACCATCACTGCTACCATTCCGGATCTGACCTTGAAGGGACTCACCGCCATTGCCGATGAATTTATCCCGGAGCCCTGA
- a CDS encoding nitroreductase family protein, which yields MNSPHITINKDRCTSCAFCVDVCPSGVLTMQDSIPTARHPGSCIFCGHCAAVCPEDAFTHSGEKTGKFILKTPDPENPDDFYATRRSIRRYTSQKVEPDIIQRLIRLAETAPSGHNARKRQYHIVDSKATIDKLEKITANRYRRLAALINPVVTGFLSVVAPRKARSLLKNRDTLKRLVSASERGRSPFFRGAPCVVFISAPKKQQTGRDDCVAAQQILILNAHRLGLGTCIIGFALYAHKDLEKFLNIPPNRRIYAVTILGYPKYSYRKAIYRVTRDEGRDSRQLIVSSRQSTVVRDWMIG from the coding sequence ATGAATTCACCTCATATCACAATCAATAAGGATCGATGCACTTCCTGTGCTTTTTGTGTCGATGTGTGTCCGTCCGGCGTTCTGACTATGCAGGACAGTATACCCACAGCCCGTCATCCCGGCTCCTGCATCTTTTGCGGACATTGTGCTGCCGTGTGTCCTGAAGATGCTTTTACACACAGTGGTGAAAAAACGGGAAAATTTATCCTTAAAACGCCTGACCCGGAAAATCCGGACGATTTTTACGCCACACGCCGATCCATACGCCGATATACATCTCAAAAAGTAGAACCTGATATCATCCAAAGGCTGATTCGTCTGGCAGAAACAGCCCCCAGCGGGCATAACGCCCGGAAACGTCAGTATCACATCGTGGATTCAAAAGCAACGATTGATAAGCTGGAAAAGATAACGGCAAACCGGTACCGGCGGCTTGCGGCCCTTATAAACCCTGTCGTGACCGGCTTTTTATCCGTTGTGGCTCCCCGGAAAGCACGTTCATTACTTAAGAACCGGGATACTTTGAAACGTCTTGTTTCCGCATCCGAAAGGGGGCGTAGTCCTTTTTTCCGTGGCGCGCCCTGTGTTGTTTTTATATCAGCACCAAAAAAACAACAAACCGGCCGGGATGATTGTGTCGCCGCTCAGCAAATTCTTATTCTGAATGCCCACCGTTTGGGACTCGGAACATGTATTATCGGATTTGCCTTGTATGCTCATAAGGATTTGGAGAAATTTTTGAACATTCCCCCAAACAGAAGGATTTATGCCGTTACGATTCTGGGATATCCGAAATACAGTTACAGGAAAGCCATATATAGAGTGACGCGTGACGAGGGGCGAGACAGTCGACAGTTGATAGTCAGCAGTCGGCAGTCAACAGTGGTGAGAGATTGGATGATTGGATGA
- a CDS encoding tetratricopeptide repeat protein: MSKHKFFLYALAIFLAFSLMPAVGLHAQENPLLPEYKNHLKNLRNFPEMAFQEAHQLFLAGKALKDTSDMHQALITMGRIYLEQNNLDRAAHYFNHALELTEKNPSFYCRYMESCYYLGRVAYEKNQFQDAYTWWKSGTNSERMKECGGIYNRFLVALAEYHLLIGNFLDMKSHLFQALKLEDDFVDIETTIRTRTLLGQAYHWLGVYDSAKYYFHDAINRSIQYEMPYLLPEPMVFLGRTYNYLGEFDDATDYMLKALSYARQYHRQNAMAIALAHLGILEYIFNNHIRGLDYCLSAMDIFTKTGYLPGQALAHEHLAIIYIGQKDFKSAETEILKSLQIREGIGSLFGMSESYENLAVIYRNLGRFDDALDMNLKALKIRREIGHRQGVSSSLYNIGLTCFTAGNVDQALDYFYQSLDLAKELRSERGRVAILKAISAVYEAQGEMDKALEVYKQHSALKDSVLSQARIRRIEDLKKQSEIRRREKLISEQSRKINIQQISLAGITILLIIGMILAWRLGIATRKIRQSYEELKKRDSIIHTYSNAVIREKEEAENKLRELEETQLKLKQIDEQFLWLFNLNLAGIARISSGRKWTQVNKVLSEMLGYHVSELTDFEWEKICHPQDLAVEKELFQNVLDGAIRDYNLEMRLYRKNGSLLKTVMMFRAFRDDHNRFDFGIAVFSDVGYRKFYENKLLVYQNYLKRFLFLLSEEIEKLASGLRNVSLIPDSDLVYQEWKTMNQDILSSLEMIDKVRTFQDTLTPENGEWFVNLRELAQTAAMNYPETDIEIKGSGIAFADQSAKFIFDHLIRNAIVHGNADKISIRIRRSKEYVQVIVSDNGKGIKEEDRFRVLDAYLHPNASKFRGIGLNWVRQYVELYGGGMKIQKRKDRGTEIILLFLSKDNIKVPL, translated from the coding sequence ATGAGTAAACATAAATTCTTCCTTTATGCCCTGGCCATTTTTCTGGCGTTTTCCCTGATGCCGGCGGTTGGTTTACACGCTCAGGAAAACCCTCTGTTGCCTGAATACAAAAACCACTTGAAAAACCTTCGCAATTTCCCTGAAATGGCTTTTCAGGAAGCACACCAGCTCTTTCTGGCCGGCAAGGCTCTGAAGGATACCAGCGATATGCATCAGGCCCTTATTACCATGGGACGGATTTATTTGGAACAGAATAATCTGGATCGGGCGGCTCATTATTTTAATCATGCGCTGGAACTGACAGAGAAAAATCCGTCTTTCTATTGCCGTTATATGGAAAGCTGCTATTATCTGGGGCGGGTTGCTTACGAAAAGAATCAATTTCAGGATGCTTATACCTGGTGGAAATCCGGAACAAATTCTGAACGGATGAAAGAATGTGGAGGAATCTATAATCGGTTTCTCGTGGCTCTGGCTGAGTACCACTTGCTTATCGGTAATTTTTTGGATATGAAATCACATCTCTTTCAGGCCTTGAAACTGGAAGATGACTTTGTTGATATAGAAACAACAATCCGGACGCGCACATTGTTGGGACAGGCATATCACTGGCTGGGAGTGTATGATTCTGCGAAGTACTATTTTCATGATGCCATCAACCGAAGTATTCAATATGAAATGCCCTATCTTTTGCCCGAACCTATGGTCTTCCTGGGGAGAACCTACAATTACCTCGGTGAATTTGATGATGCCACGGACTATATGTTGAAAGCCCTGAGTTATGCACGGCAGTATCACAGACAAAATGCCATGGCAATAGCCCTGGCACATCTGGGGATTCTGGAATATATTTTTAACAACCATATCCGTGGATTGGATTACTGTCTTTCTGCCATGGATATTTTTACAAAAACCGGTTATTTGCCCGGGCAGGCGCTGGCACACGAACATCTGGCCATTATTTATATCGGGCAAAAAGATTTTAAATCGGCAGAAACCGAAATTCTAAAATCTCTTCAAATCCGGGAGGGAATCGGTTCCCTGTTTGGCATGAGCGAAAGTTATGAGAATCTGGCTGTAATTTACCGGAATCTTGGCCGCTTCGATGATGCACTGGATATGAATTTAAAAGCCCTGAAAATCCGTCGGGAAATCGGTCACAGGCAGGGTGTTTCTTCATCATTATACAATATTGGATTAACCTGTTTTACAGCCGGGAATGTTGATCAGGCCCTTGATTATTTTTATCAGTCTCTTGATCTGGCAAAAGAGTTGCGGAGTGAACGGGGGCGGGTAGCCATCCTGAAGGCCATCAGTGCCGTTTATGAAGCACAGGGTGAAATGGATAAAGCGCTTGAGGTTTATAAACAACACAGCGCTTTAAAAGATTCGGTCTTGTCTCAGGCCCGGATACGAAGAATTGAAGATTTAAAGAAACAGAGCGAAATCCGGCGCAGAGAAAAACTCATCAGTGAACAATCCCGGAAAATCAACATCCAGCAAATTTCTCTTGCCGGGATTACTATTCTCCTGATAATCGGTATGATTCTTGCTTGGCGACTCGGCATTGCAACCCGGAAAATTCGCCAGTCTTATGAAGAATTGAAGAAGAGGGATTCTATCATTCATACTTACTCAAATGCTGTGATCCGTGAAAAAGAAGAAGCTGAAAACAAACTCCGTGAGCTTGAAGAAACCCAGTTGAAGCTGAAACAGATTGACGAACAGTTCCTTTGGCTTTTTAACCTGAATTTGGCAGGTATTGCACGTATATCTTCCGGACGGAAATGGACTCAGGTTAACAAGGTTCTGTCTGAAATGCTGGGATATCATGTGTCTGAATTGACCGATTTTGAATGGGAAAAGATTTGCCATCCACAGGATCTGGCAGTAGAAAAGGAGTTGTTTCAGAATGTCCTGGATGGTGCCATCCGGGATTACAATCTGGAAATGCGCCTGTACCGGAAAAACGGTTCGCTTTTGAAAACGGTGATGATGTTCAGAGCTTTCCGGGATGATCATAACCGTTTTGATTTTGGTATTGCCGTCTTCTCAGATGTAGGGTACCGGAAGTTTTATGAAAATAAATTGCTGGTTTATCAGAATTACTTGAAACGATTTCTTTTTCTCTTAAGTGAAGAAATTGAAAAGCTGGCTTCCGGCCTTCGGAATGTTTCACTGATTCCTGATTCCGATCTTGTGTATCAGGAATGGAAAACCATGAACCAGGATATTCTGAGCAGTCTTGAAATGATTGATAAGGTCAGGACATTTCAGGACACCCTGACGCCGGAAAACGGAGAATGGTTTGTAAATCTGCGGGAGCTGGCCCAAACCGCTGCCATGAATTATCCCGAAACTGACATCGAAATAAAAGGTAGTGGCATTGCTTTTGCCGATCAGTCTGCAAAATTCATTTTTGATCATCTGATACGAAATGCCATTGTCCATGGGAATGCCGATAAAATTTCCATCCGGATCCGCCGGAGTAAAGAATATGTCCAGGTTATCGTTTCTGATAATGGAAAAGGAATCAAAGAGGAGGATCGCTTCCGGGTTCTGGATGCTTATCTCCATCCGAATGCGTCAAAATTCAGAGGTATTGGACTTAACTGGGTCCGTCAATATGTCGAGTTGTATGGGGGTGGCATGAAAATCCAGAAAAGGAAGGATAGGGGGACAGAGATTATTTTACTCTTTTTATCAAAAGACAATATAAAGGTGCCATTATGA
- a CDS encoding LytR C-terminal domain-containing protein: MAVKKSARRKKTKTTKQKKNQETASPLLNGIIVGLTLVILVFLYSVIQRQQPVPRETDLASTSLDNIPSAVLSYQEKMKEKVNLRVEVLNGCGVSGLAARTKLLLTRKGVDVISTGNAPHHNYQRTRIYIHGDNFEKAKKIQEMMGITTDPLIDEFSSDVPCDMTIILGHDYTELSIF, from the coding sequence ATGGCCGTAAAAAAAAGCGCACGCCGGAAAAAGACTAAAACAACAAAGCAGAAGAAGAATCAGGAGACAGCATCGCCCCTTTTAAATGGAATCATCGTCGGCCTGACGCTTGTAATACTTGTCTTCCTCTATTCCGTCATTCAGAGGCAACAACCGGTTCCCCGGGAAACGGATCTGGCGTCAACAAGTCTTGATAATATTCCTTCTGCCGTCCTCAGCTATCAGGAAAAAATGAAGGAAAAGGTTAACCTGCGTGTTGAGGTTTTAAACGGATGCGGGGTTTCCGGACTGGCGGCACGGACCAAGCTGCTTCTCACGCGGAAAGGTGTGGATGTGATCAGCACAGGCAACGCACCCCATCACAATTATCAACGAACTCGGATATATATCCACGGGGATAATTTTGAAAAAGCGAAAAAGATTCAAGAGATGATGGGAATTACAACCGACCCTCTTATCGACGAATTTTCATCAGATGTCCCCTGTGACATGACCATTATTTTAGGTCATGACTACACGGAACTGAGCATTTTTTAA